One window from the genome of Rhea pennata isolate bPtePen1 chromosome 16, bPtePen1.pri, whole genome shotgun sequence encodes:
- the SCRT2 gene encoding transcriptional repressor scratch 2 — protein sequence MPRSFLVKKIKADAFPDAGAPAASYAPLEPPYALPGPAAGDGYVPHCLAPAGYDADKKQGLPLPPADPAYAPAHEEYSDPESPQSSFSARYFHGEAAVTDSYSMDAFFITDGRSRRRGKSQRRGSHRHSCPECGKTYATSSNLSRHKQTHRSLDSKMARKCPTCGKAYVSMPALAMHVLTHNLKHKCDVCGKAFSRPWLLQGHMRSHTGEKPFGCAHCGKAFADRSNLRAHMQTHSAFKHYKCKQCEKTFALKSYLNKHYESACFKGSEHSCAMGN from the exons aTGCCCCGCTCCTTCCTCGTCAAGAAGATCAAGGCGGACGCCttcccggacgccggggcccccgcggccAGCTACGCCCCCCTGGAGCCCCCCTacgcgctgcccggccccgccgccggcgatG GGTACGTCCCGCACTGCCTGGCGCCCGCCGGCTACGACGCCGACAAGAAGCAggggctcccgctgccgccggccgaCCCGGCTTACGCGCCGGCCCACGAGGAGTACAGCGACCCCGAGAGCCCCCAGTCCAGCTTCTCCGCCCGCTACTTCCACGGCGAGGCGGCGGTGACGGACAGCTACTCCATGGACGCCTTCTTCATCACAGACGGGCGGTCGCGGCGGCGCGGCAAGAGCCAGCGCCGCGGGAGCCACCGCCACTCGTGCCCCGAGTGCGGCAAGACCTACGCCACCTCCTCCAACCTCAGCCGGCACAAGCAGACGCACCGCAGCCTGGACAGCAAGATGGCCAGGAAATGCCCGACGTGCGGCAAAGCCTACGTCTCCATGCCCGCCCTGGCCATGCACGTCCTCACCCACAACCTCAAGCACAAGTGCGACGTGTGCGGCAAGGCCTTCAGccggccctggctgctgcagggccaCATGCGCTCGCACACGGGCGAGAAGCCCTTCGGCTGCGCGCACTGCGGGAAGGCCTTCGCCGACCGCTCCAACCTGCGCGCCCACATGCAGACCCACTCCGCCTTCAAGCACTACAAGTGCAAGCAGTGCGAGAAGACCTTCGCCCTCAAGTCGTACCTCAACAAGCACTACGAGTCCGCCTGCTTCAAGGGCTCCGAACACAGCTGTGCGATGGGCAACTag